One Pectobacterium cacticida genomic window, CCACGCGTCACCATTTCCGTCGCTTCACCCTGACGGTTGATCGTTTTCCCCGGCACCATAATGCTGGAGGTCGGCTTTAATGCCAGATGCGCGACAATATCCTGGCCGCTACTGATCCCGCCTAAAACGCCGCCAGCATGGTTGCTTTGGAAACCCTCCGGTGTGATTTCGTCCCGGTTTTCGCTACCGCGTTTGGCGACAACGGCAAAACCATCGCCAATTTCGACGCCTTTCACCGCGTTAATGCTCATCAGCGCATGGGCCAAATCGGCATCCAGACGGTCAAAAACCGGCTCGCCTAACCCAGCAGGCACAGATTCCGCCACGACGCTCACCTTCGCGCCAATGGAGTCGCCCTCTTTTTTCAGCGCTCGCATCAGTTCATCCAAAGCGTCCAGCTTGTCGATATCCGGGCAGAAAAACGGGTTTTGCTCAACCTGTTCCCAATCTTTCAGCTCGCAAGTGACCTCCCCCATCTGCGCCAAATAACCACGCACTTTCACACCATGTTGTTGTTGCAGATATTTCTTCGCAATCGCCCCTGCGGCAACACGCATCGCGGTTTCACGAGCGGAAGAGCGACCACCGCCGCGGTAATCGCGCAGGCCATATTTTTGCTCATAGGTATAGTCCGCGTGGCCGGGACGGAAAACATCTTTAATCGCGCCATAATCCTGGGAGCGCTGATCGGTGTTTTCAATCAACAGGCCAATACTGGTTCCTGTTGTTACGCCCTCAAAAACGCCGGACAGAATCTTGACCCGATCGGGCTCGCGACGCGGTGTGGTATAGCGGGAAGTGCCCGGACGGCGGCGATCTAAATCGTGTTGCAAATCCGCCTCCGTGAGCGGAATACCTGGCGGAACGCCATCGACAATACACCCGAGCGCGATACCGTGGGATTCGCCGAATGTAGTAACACGGAAAAATTGCCCAATACTGTTGCCTGCCATCACAACTCCTTCGCCTTTGTTCTGTTTTCATCTCCCGTCGATCTGTGTTCAAACGGTAAGACTCATGACTAATGGTATGACCGTTTAAGCACGGTAAGCGCTAAAGTGCGCACTGCAATCAACCAGTTGCGATCGCGTTAGCATAAACACGCCGTCGCCGCCGTTATCAAACTCCAGCC contains:
- the aroC gene encoding chorismate synthase, with product MAGNSIGQFFRVTTFGESHGIALGCIVDGVPPGIPLTEADLQHDLDRRRPGTSRYTTPRREPDRVKILSGVFEGVTTGTSIGLLIENTDQRSQDYGAIKDVFRPGHADYTYEQKYGLRDYRGGGRSSARETAMRVAAGAIAKKYLQQQHGVKVRGYLAQMGEVTCELKDWEQVEQNPFFCPDIDKLDALDELMRALKKEGDSIGAKVSVVAESVPAGLGEPVFDRLDADLAHALMSINAVKGVEIGDGFAVVAKRGSENRDEITPEGFQSNHAGGVLGGISSGQDIVAHLALKPTSSIMVPGKTINRQGEATEMVTRGRHDPCVGIRAVPIAEAMMAIVLMDHLLRQRAQCGDVNSQVPRW